DNA sequence from the Oreochromis niloticus isolate F11D_XX linkage group LG8, O_niloticus_UMD_NMBU, whole genome shotgun sequence genome:
GGACACTAGAGGTGCCTCAGCTGCGGGCAGCAGAAAGAAGGCCTTCCTCAGATCGATGAAGGTCCCCTGAGAGGCTTCCTCCACCGCTGCCTGGTCCAGTTCGCCTGAACAGAGACCAGAACCTCCAGAGTCAGGAACACCGCGCTGGGCAAGCTCACAAAGCAGGGATCTGGATTTCAATCGTTCTCACCGACATCCAGACAgaactgagcctggttctgctcagaacagccaatcagaactgCCTCCTTCAGTGACGAACCATCTGAACCGAGCCTCTGTAGGACCGACTGCACATCTGGAACATGAAAAAGCGTCTCAGCAGGAATGTCACCTGACTGTCAGGTCCTCAGCGCTGCTCGCTCGGTCTCGGTTCTGTACCTGAGCAGGTGAGAGTTGCTGGGCTGAAGGTTCCGACGTCAGTGCATCGCAGCAGAGGAGACAAGCGGTGGAAGAGGAAGATGGAGCCATCCTTCAGTGCTGCTGTGCACGCCTCGTCATCCTCCTTCAGCCTGTTCACATACCTGAAAGGACAGATCAGCCGATCAGCCCATCGATCGACCGACTGATCGATCAGTAATTGAGCAAAATAATGAGTTACCTCATCCTGGACACAAAGCTGGAGCAGCAGCGGCTCGGCTGCGTTTGCAGGCCTGAGAGGAGGAGCCTCAGAGGTCTCAGCATGGCTCTGAGGTGGGCGGGGTCTCCTACCTGCAGACAGGTGACAGCAGGTGACCTCCACACCTGGTTCTCTGAAGGACAAACGCTCAGGTACAGCGTCTGTGGTCTGACACCAGAGAGAGTCCGACAGTGTGGACCTGTGACTGACGACCTCAGAGAGGA
Encoded proteins:
- the nudt13 gene encoding NAD(P)H pyrophosphatase NUDT13, mitochondrial isoform X4, with amino-acid sequence MKIRAEEEEAVASEAPQEGKRLTPDSVQKVADLRFVSSVKGQRSKVSSSLRSSVTGPHCRTLSGVRPQTLYLSVCPSENQVWRSPAVTCLQVGDPAHLRAMLRPLRLLLSGLQTQPSRCCSSFVSRMRYVNRLKEDDEACTAALKDGSIFLFHRLSPLLRCTDVGTFSPATLTCSDVQSVLQRLGSDGSSLKEAVLIGCSEQNQAQFCLDVGELDQAAVEEASQGTFIDLRKAFFLLPAAEAPLVSKGQALLRWHQSTRFCGASGQPTQRNRAGSQRCLRWRSPWCLMGNGVCWAASHPSHADSTALWPASVTWVRPWRRRSAGRWRRRWVWRSRASPTAPRSTGRSRTAPSCWVATPWLAPPTLSCAWTAQSWKTLAGSPWTKSHVPSR
- the nudt13 gene encoding NAD(P)H pyrophosphatase NUDT13, mitochondrial isoform X5 produces the protein MKIRAEEEEAVASEAPQEGKRLTPDSVQKVADLRFVSSVKGQRSKVSSSLRSSVTGPHCRTLSGVRPQTLYLSVCPSENQVWRSPAVTCLQVGDPAHLRAMLRPLRLLLSGLQTQPSRCCSSFVSRMRYVNRLKEDDEACTAALKDGSIFLFHRLSPLLRCTDVGTFSPATLTCSDVQSVLQRLGSDGSSLKEAVLIGCSEQNQAQFCLDVGELDQAAVEEASQGTFIDLRKAFFLLPAAEAPLVSKGQALLRWHQSTRFCGASGQPTQRNRAGSQRFCRSSSTVYYPKVRPWRRRSAGRWRRRWVWRSRASPTAPRSTGRSRTAPSCWVATPWLAPPTLSCAWTAQSWKTLAGSPWTKSHVPSR
- the nudt13 gene encoding NAD(P)H pyrophosphatase NUDT13, mitochondrial isoform X8 encodes the protein MKIRAEEEEAVASEAPQEGKRLTPDSVQKVADLRFVSSVKGQRSKVSSSLRSSVTGPHCRTLSGVRPQTLYLSVCPSENQVWRSPAVTCLQVGDPAHLRAMLRPLRLLLSGLQTQPSRCCSSFVSRMRYVNRLKEDDEACTAALKDGSIFLFHRLSPLLRCTDVGTFSPATLTCSDVQSVLQRLGSDGSSLKEAVLIGCSEQNQAQFCLDVGELDQAAVEEASQGTFIDLRKAFFLLPAAEAPLVSKGQALLRWHQSTRFCGASGQPTQRNRAGSQRCLRWRSPWCLMGNGVCWAASHPSHADSTALWPASVTWVRLTCVCVSNSPVCV